In Betaproteobacteria bacterium, the genomic window CCGGCTCCATCGACCTGCCCTCGGGCGTCGAAATGGTCATGCCCGGCGACAACATCGCCATGACGGTCAAGCTCATCGCCCCCATCGCCATGGAAGAAGGCCTGCGCTTCGCCATCCGTGAAGGCGGTCGTACCGTCGGCGCCGGCGTCGTCGCAAAAATCGTCGAGTAATCGCCTTAGCAACAAACAAGGGCGCTCCGGGGAATCCGGGGCGCTTTGGTGTCTCTGCTGCAGGGGTATAGCTCAATTGGCAGAGCGTCGGTCTCCAAAACCGAAGGTTGGGGGTTCGATTCCCTCTGCCCCTGCCATTCTCTAGAAACGCGCATTCAATGGCCGACAAAATCAAGTTCGCGCTGGCGCTGCTGCTGCTGGCGGCGGGCGTGGCTGGCTTCTACCTCCTGTCCGAGCAGGCGATGATCCTCCGTGTGCTGGCGGTACTCGCCGGCGCGGGGGCGGCTGTGGCAGTGGCGTGGCAAACGGAGCCAGGGCGGCGTTTCTTCACCTTTGCCCAGGAAGCCAGCGACGAGACCAAAAAGGTTGTCTGGCCGAGTCGCAAGGAGACCATGCAAACCACCGGGGCCGTGTTTGCCTTCGTCGTGGTCATGGCTCTCATGTTGTATTTCACCGACAAGACCCTCGAATGGGCACTCTACGATCTGATCCTGGGCTGGAAGAAATCATGAGCAAGCGCTGGTACGTCGTCCACGCCTATTCCGGCTTCGAAAAGAGCGTCATGCGCGCCATCCAGGAGCGCATCAATCGGCAGGGGATGCAGGAGCACTTCGGTCGCATCCTCGTTCCGGTCGAGGAAGTCGTGGAAATGCGCGGGGGCCAGAAGGCCATTTCCGAGCGCAAGTTCTTTCCCGGCTACGTGCTGGTCGAAATGGACATGAACGACGACACCTGGCACCTGGTGAAAAACACACCCAAGGTCACCGGGTTCGTCGGCGGAACCGCCACCAAGCCCACGCCGATTTCCGAGAAGGAAGTCGCCAAGATCATGCAACAGATGCAGGAAGGGGTCGAAAAACCCCGTCCCAAGGTGCTGTTCGAAGTGGGCGAGGTCGTGCGTGTCAAGGATGGCCCCTTCACCGATTTCCATGGTTCGGTGGAAGACGTCAATTACGAGAAGAGCCGCCTGCGGGTCTCGGTGACCATCTTCGGTCGTGCCACGCCGGTGGAGTTGGAGTTTGCCCAGGTCGAAAAGGCCTGAGTTGAGTAAAGGATGAAAAGTGAAAGGTGAAACGGCTTAAACCCAGAGGGTTTGGACCGTACGCATTTCCCTTTCATCTTTCACACAGCAGTAACAAGAGGAGCGTCAGTAGTCGGAACTCCGGCGAAGCCGCGTTACCACTCATCTTCAAGGAGTCATCATGGCCAAGAAAATCATTGGCTACATCAAGTTGCAAGTGCCGGCCGGCAAGGCGAATCCTTCGCCCCCGATCGGTCCGGCTCTCGGCCAGCGCGGCCTCAATATCATGGAATTCTGCAAGGCCTTCAACGCCCAGACTCAGGGCGTGGAACCGGGTTTGCCGATTCCAGTCGTCATCACGGCTTTTGCGGACAAGTCCTTCACCTTCGTGATGAAGACACCGCCGGCCACCATTCTCATCAAGAAGGCCGCCGGTATCCAGAAGGGGTCGCCCAAGCCGCATACTGACAAGGTGGGCAAGATCACCCGTGCCCAGGCTGAGGAAATCGCCAAGACCAAGGCCCCCGACCTCACCGCCGCGGACCTCGACGCCGCTGTGCGGACCATTGCCGGCTCCGCCCGTTCCATGGGCATCACGGTGGAGGGTCTCTAATCATGGCAAAGCTTACCAAGCGTCAAAAGGCCCTGCAGAGCAAGGTCGTTCCCCAAAAGCTCTATCCCGTCCAGGAAGCGCTGCAATTGGCCAAGGACACCGCGGCCGCCAAGTTCGATGAGTCTATCGACGTGGCCGTCAATCTGGGTGTCGATGCGCGCAAGTCCGACCAAGTGGTTCGGGGTTCCGTCGTGTTACCTGCCGGAACCGGCAAGAGCGTCCGCGTTGCCGTGTTCGCTCAGGGTGACAAGGCGGAGGCCGCCAAGGCTGCCGGTGCCGATATCGTCGGTTTCGACGATCTGGCTGCCGAAGTGAAGGGCGGTAATCTCAATTTCGACGTGGTCATCGCCACGCCGGACGCCATGAAGGTGGTCGGTCAGTTGGGCCAGATTCTGGGTCCCCGGGGCTTGATGCCGAACCCCAAGGTGGGCACCGTGACCATGGATGTGACCACCGCGGTCAAGAACGCCAAGGCCGGTCAGGTGCAGTACCGGACCGACAAGGCCGGTATCGTGCATGCCACCCTGGGTCGTGCTTCCTTCTCCGTCGAAAATCTGGAGACCAACCTCAAGGCGCTGATCGAAGCTCTCAACAAGGCCAAGCCCGCGTCCTCCAAGGGGCAGTACCTCAGAAAAATCGCCGTCTCCGCGACCATGGGTCCGGGGGTGCGCATCGACCAGGCATCGCTCCTGGGGCAGTAAGAACTTTGGGCCGTTCTCCGGTGCCGCGTGTGCCGGGGGGCGGATCGTCAAAGACCGCAGGTGCCCGGGCATCCGTCCGGGCTTAATGGCATAGCGGCCTGCGCAGACGGTGTACCCAGAACAGGATTCAAAGCCGGCCGGCAACGGACGGTGAAGCTTCTGGTTCAGGTCGCCGTGGGTGCGGCAGGATTTTCCTGCCGTGTTTGGACTTGAAAGGAGGAAAGACCTGTGGGTCTCAATCTGAACGACAAAAAAGCTGTCGTGGCTGAGGTGTCGGCGCAACTGGCCAACGCTCAGACTATCGCGCTGGCTGAATACCGCGGTATCGAGGTGGGTGATCTCACCGTGCTGCGCAAAAAGGCTCGCGAATCTGGCGTTTACCTGCGTGTGCTGAAAAACACCCTGGTGCGGCGCGCTGTGGCTGATACCCAATTTGCCGGCCTGGCCGAGCAAATGGTGGGTCAGCTGATTTACAGCGTGTCGGCCGACCCGGTCGCCGCGGCCAAAGTCTTGAACGACTTTGCCAAGACCAACGACAAACTGGTACTCAAGGCCGGCTGCTATGCCGGCAAGGTGCTCGACCAGGCAGGTGTGAAGGCTCTGGCCTCCATCCCCAGCCGCGAAGAGCTGCTCTCCAAGCTGCTGTACGTCATGCAAGCACCGGTCGCCGGCTTCGTCCGCGCCCTGGATGCCCTGGCCAAGCAGCGCGAAGAAGCTTCCGCTTGATCCCTACCGCTTACGAACTGAACTAGGAGTTGTTTGAAATGGCTATTAGCAAAGAAGATATCCTCGAAGCCGTTGGCGCCCTGACCGTCATGGAACTGAATGACCTGGTCAAAGCCTTCGAAGAGAAGTTCGGCGTTTCCGCCGCTGCCGTCGCCGTTGCCGGCCCGGCCGCCGGCGCCGCTGCCGCTGTCGAAGAGAAGACCGAATTCACCGTCGTGCTGCTGGCCGCCGGCGAGAAGAAGGTCGAAGTCATCAAGGTCGTCCGTGCCGCCACCGGCCTGGGCCTCAAGGAAGCCAAAGACTTGGTCGATGGCGCTCCCAAGCCCGTCAAGGAAGGCATTCCCAAGGCCGACGCCGAAGCGCTCAAGAAGCAGTTGGAAGACGCTGGCGCGAAGGTCGAACTCAAGTAACAGGCATTGCCCGATGGGCTGGCGGTTTTTTGCCGCCAGCCCTTTTCTGCTTTCTGCACCAGGTTCCGCCCTCCACGAAAATCCCGCTTTGAGCATCGCCTGCCGGCAAACGCAAACGTCGCCCTTGACCTTCCCCGCAGGGAAGGGGAGGCCGTTTGCGTTTGCCCGCTTCCTTTGGGCTTACCACCCGCTTTCCTGATCCCGGAGTTACCATGACTTACTCCTACACCGAGAAAAAACGCATCCGCAAGAGCTTCGCCAAGCGCGCCAACGTGCTTGAGGTGCCCTTCCTGCTTGCGACCCAGCTCGAATCCTTCACCGCCTTCCTGCAGGCCGAGGTGCCCGCCGAGAAGCGCAAGAACGAGGGCCTGCAGGCGGCGTTCACCTCGATCTTCCCGATCGTTTCCCATTCGGGCAACGCGCGTCTGGAATTCGTGAGCTACGCGCTGGGAGAGCCGGCTTTCGACGTGAAGGAGTGCCAGCAGCGGGGCCTGACCTTCGCATCGTCCCTGCGGGCCAAGGTGCGCCTGGTCATCATGGATCGGGAAGCGCCCGAGACCGTGAAGGAAGTGAAGGAACAGGAAGTGTACATGGGCGAAATTCCGCTCATGACCACCAACGGATCCTTCGTCATCAACGGGACCGAGCGTGTCATCGTTTCCCAGTTGCATCGCTCTCCGGGCGTCTTCTTCGAGCACGATCGCGGTAAGACCCACAGCTCCGGCAAACTGCTCTTCTCCGCCCGCGTCATTCCCTACCGCGGTTCGTGGTTGGATTTCGAGTTCGATCCCAAGGACACCCTGTTCTTCCGCGTCGACCGTCGGCGCAAGATGCCTGTCACCACGCTGCTCAAGGCCATCGGCATGTCGTCGGAGCAAATTCTGTCCGAATTCTTCGAGTTCGACACCTTTGCGCTGACCCGAGACAAGGTCGAGTTTGCCCTCGTTCCCGAACGCTTGCGCGGCGAGGTGGCCCGCTTCGACTTCGCGGGGCCCGACGGCAAGGTGCTCGTTCCCAAGGACAAGCGCATTACGGCCAAGCACATCCGCGATGTCACAGCCGCCGGGCTCAAGCAGATCGTCGTGCCGGAGGATTTCATCCTGGGTCGCGTCGTGGCGCGCAACGTCGTCGATACCGGAACGGGCGAGATCATCGCCAATGCCAACGACGAGATCACCGAGACCCTGCTGGCCAAGCTGCGCGAGGCCGGCATTACCACCGTGGAAACGCTGTACACCAATGAACTAGATCGCGGAGCCTTCATCTCCAATACCCTGCGGGCGGACGAAACCGCCTCCAGGCAGGCTGCCCGCGTAGCCATCTACCGCATGATGCGTCCTGGCGAGCCGCCCACCGAAGAAGCGGTCGAGATCCTGTTCAACGGGCTGTTCTACTCCGACGAGCGTTACGACCTGTCGGGGGTTGGCCGCATGAAATTCAACCGCCGTCTGGGCCGGCCCGACGTCATCGAGCACAAGGTCATGGTGCGCGGTCTGGCGTCCAAGGCGGAAGCAGCCCTCAAGAATCTGGCCGACGGTGCCAATCTCCCCCTGGAGACCATCCAGGGTCTGGTGGCGGAATTGCACTACGGCGCCCGTGCTCTGCTGGAGAACACCACCGCTGCGGAAGCCGAAGCCCTGGCAGCCCGCCTCAAGCCCCTGGGCGCCAACGTCGAGGTGCGCGAGCAACTGACCCTCTCTCCGCGGGATATCGTCCAGACCATCAAGATTCTGGTCGAACTGCGCAACGGCCGGGGCGACATTGACGATATCGATCACCTGGGCAATCGTCGCGTCCGTTCGGTCGGCGAACTGGCGGAAAACCAGTTCCGCGCCGGTCTGGTCCGTGTCGAACGGGCGGTGAAGGAACGCCTGTCCCAGGCCGAGTCCGACAATCTGATGCCCCACGACCTGATCAACGCCAAGCCCATTTCCGCGGCGATCAAGGAGTTCTTCGGGTCCAGCCAGTTGTCCCAGTTCATGGACCAGACCAACCCGTTGTCGGAAATCACCCACAAGCGCCGTGTTTCTGCCCTGGGCCCTGGCGGTCTGACCCGCGAGCGTGCCGGCTTCGAGGTGCGCGACGTGCATCCGACGCACTACGGCCGTGTCTGCCCCATCGAAACGCCCGAAGGGCCGAACATCGGCCTCATCAATTCCCTGGCGCTCTACGCCCAGGTGAACGCCTACGGCTTCATCGAAACCGCCTATCGCAAGGTCAATGACAGCAAGGTCACCGACCAGATCGAGTACCTCTCCGCCATCGAGGAGGGTGCCTACGTTGTCGCCCAGGCCAATGCCTCCCTCGACAGCGGCGGAAAACTGACCGACGAGTTGGTCACTTGCCGCGAGAAGGGCGAAACCATCCTGGCCGAGCCCTCGCGCGTCCAGTACATGGACGTGGCACCGGGCCAGATCGTTTCCGTCGCCGCTTCCCTGATTCCCTTCCTGGAGCATGACGACGCCAACCGGGCCCTGATGGGTGCCAACATGCAGCGTCAGGCCGTACCTTGCCTGCGTCCGGAGAAGCCTCTGGTCGGTACCGGCATCGAGCGCACCGTGGCGGTCGACTCGGGCACTGCCGTCGTCGCCCTGCGCGGTGGTTTGGTCGATTATGTCGATGCAGGTCGCGTCGTGGTCCGGGTCAACGATGACGAGACCGTCGCCGGCGAAGTGGGCGTCGATATCTACAATCTGGTCAAGTACACCCGCTCCAACCAGAACACCAACATCAATCAGCGACCCCTGGTGAAGGTGGGCGACCACATCGCCAAGGGGGACGTGGTCGCGGACGGCGCCTCGACCGACAAGGGCGAACTGGCTCTCGGCCAGAACATGCTGATCGCCTTCATGCCCTGGAACGGCTACAACTTCGAGGACTCGATCCTCATCTCCGAGCGCGTCGTCGCTGAAGACCGCTACACCTCGATCCACATCGAGGAACTGACGGTCGTCGCCCGCGACACCAAGTTGGGCCCCGAGGAAATCACCCGCGACATCGCCTCCCTGGGCGAGGCCCAACTCTCCCGCCTGGACGACTCCGGCATCGTGTATATCGGTGCCGAGGTCGAAGCCGGCGACGTGCTGGTGGGCAAGGTCACGCCCAAGGGCGAGACCCAACTGACGCCGGAAGAGAAGCTGCTGCGCGCCATCTTCGGCGAGAAGGCCTCCGACGTGAAGGACACCTCCCTGCGCGTCCAGTCCGGCATTGCCGGCACCGTCATTGACGTCCAGGTGTTTACCCGTGAAGGCATCGAGCGCGACAAGCGCGCCCAGTCCATCATCGATGAGCACCTGCGCCACTACAAACTGGACCTCGCCGACCAGATGCGCATCGTGGAGCGTGACGCCTTCGCCCGCGTCGAGCGCCTGATCCTGGGCAAGAAGGCCAACGGTGGTCCGAAGAAGCTGGCCAAGGGCAGCGACATCACCAAGGACTATCTGGATGGCATGGACCCGCACCACTGGTTCGACATCCGCATCGCCGACGAAGACGTCGCCCAACAGCTCGAGCAGGTCAAGGATGGCCTTGAGCAGGCTCGCAAGGACTTCGACATCGCCTTCGAAGGCAAGCGCAAGAAGCTCACCCAGGGCGACGAACTGCCCCCGGGCGTGCAGAAGATGGTCAAGGTCTACGTGGCCGTGAAGCGCCGCCTGCAACCCGGCGACAAGATGGCGGGTCGTCACGGCAACAAGGGTGTGGTCTCCCGCATCCTGCCGGTGGAAGACATGCCCTACATGGCCGACGGCCGCCCCGTCGATATCGTGCTCAACCCGCTGGGCGTGCCCTCCCGGATGAACGTCGGCCAGATCCTGGAAGTCCATTTGGGCCTCGCTGCCAAGGGTCTCGGCCACAAGATCGGCGACATGCTGCGTGCCAACGCCAATGCCAAGGAGGTCCGCGGTTTCCTGGACAAGGTTTACAACTCCAATGGCAAGCCCGAGCAACTCGAGGAGTTGAACGACGCCGAGATCATGGAGATGGCCGGCAACCTCAAGGAGGGCGTGCCCTTCGCCACCCCGGTGTTCGACGGCGCCAAGGAAGAGGAGCTGAAGGCCATGCTGGCCCTCGCCGGCATGCCGTCCTCCGGCCAGATGACCCTGTTCGACGGCCGTACCGGAGAAGCCTTCGAGCGCCAGGTCACCGTCGGCTACATGCACTTCCTGAAGCTGCACCACCTGGTCGATGACAAGATGCACGCCCGTTCCACCGGGCCGTACTCCTTGGTCACGCAGCAGCCACTGGGCGGCAAGGCCCAGTTCGGCGGCCAGCGCTTCGGCGAAATGGAAGTGTGGGCCCTGGAAGCCTACGGCGCCTCCTACGTCTTGCAGGAGATGCTCACCGTCAAGTCCGACGACGTCAATGGCCGCACCAAGGTCTACGAAAACATCGTCAAGGGCGAGCACAGGATCGATGCCGGCATGCCGGAATCCTTCAACGTGCTGGTCAAGGAAATCCGGTCGCTGGCTATCGACATCGATCTGGAACGTTACTGATTTAGGGCCGAGGAGTTAAACGATGAAAGCATTGCTCGATCTGTTCAAGCAGGTTACGCAGGAAGAGGAATTCGACGCGATCACCATCGGGCTTGCCTCGCCCGACAAGATCCGTTCCTGGTCCTATGGCGAAGTGAAGAAGCCGGAAACCATCAACTACCGGACCTTCAAGCCCGAGCGCGACGGCCTGTTCTGCGCCAAGATCTTCGGCCCCATCAAGGACTACGAGTGCCTGTGCGGCAAGTACAAGCGTTTGAAGCACCGCGGCGTCATCTGTGAGAAGTGCGGCGTCGAAGTCACCCTGGCCAAGGTCCGTCGTGACCGCATGGGCCACATCGAACTGGCTTCCCCCACGGCCCACATCTGGTTCCTGAAGTCCCTGCCGTCCCGTCTCGGCATGGTGCTGGACATGACGCTGCGCGACATCGAGCGCGTCCTCTACTTCGAAGCCTACGTGGTGACCGACCCTGGTCTGGTCAGCACCCTCCAGCGCGCCCAACTGCTCACCGAAGAGCAGTACCTGGAGATGATGGAAGAGCACGGCGACGAATTCACCGCCTTCATGGGCGCCGAGGGTATCCGCGAACTGCTGCGCAACCTCGACCTCAACAGCGAAGTCGAATCCCTGCGCGCCGAGCTGGAAGTCACCGGTTCCGAAGCCAAAAACAAGAAGATCGCCAAGCGCCTCAAGGTACTGGAAGCCTTCCAGAAGTCCGGCATCAAGCCCGACTGGATGATCCTCGAAGTCCTGCCCGTCCTGCCGCCGGACCTGCGTCCCCTGGTGCCCCTGGACGGTGGCCGCTTCGCCACTTCCGACCTGAACGACCTCTATCGTCGCGTCATCAACCGCAACAACCGTCTCAAGCGCCTCCTGGAGCTGAAGGCCCCGGAAATCATCGTGCGCAATGAAAAGCGCATGTTGCAGGAAGCCGTCGACAGCCTGCTCGACAACGGCCGTCGCGGCAAGGCCATGACCGGCGCCAACAAGCGCCCACTCAAGTCCCTGGCCGACATGATCAAGGGCAAGGGCGGTCGTTTCCGTCAGAACCTGCTGGGCAAGCGTGTCGACTACTCAGGCCGTTCGGTCATCGTGGTCGGTCCGCAACTCAAGCTGCACCAGTGCGGCCTGCCCAAGCTGATGGCCCTGGAACTCTTCAAGCCCTTCATCTTCCACAAGCTGGAAGTGCTCGGCTACGCCACCACCATCAAGCAAGCCAAGAAGATGGTGGAAGGACAGGAGCCGGTGGTGTGGGACATCCTGGAAGACGTCATCCGCGAACATCCGGTCATGCTCAACCGGGCGCCGACCCTGCACCGTCTGGGTATCCAGGCCTTCGAGCCGACCCTGATCGAAGGCAAGGCCATCCAGCTGCACCCCCTCGTCTGCGCCGCGTTCAACGCCGACTTCGACGGTGACCAGATGGCCGTCCACGTCCCCCTGTCCCTGGAAGCCCAGATGGAAGCCCGCACCCTAATGCTGGCCTCCAACAACGTGCTGTCCCCCGCCAACGGCCAGCCGATCATCGTGCCGTCCCAGGACATCGTGCTCGGTCTGTACTACGCGACCCGCGAGAAGATCAACGGCAAGGGCGAGGGCATGTATTTCGCCGATGTCGCCGAGGCCGAACGTGCTCTGGCGGCCAAGGAAGTCGACATCCACTCCCGCATCACCATCCGCCTCAAGCAGTACGAAGCCGGCGCCAGCGAGGGTGAGTGGGTGGAAAAGGTGGCCCGGGTGAATACCACCGTCGGTCGCGCGCTGTTGTCGACCATCCTGCCCAAGGGGCTGCCCTTCAAGGCCATCGACAAGGCCCTGAAGAAGAAGGAGATCTCCAAGCTGATCGACGAATCCTTCCGCCGCTGCGGCCTGAAGGAAACCGTGGTTTTCGCCGACAAGCTGATGCAGAACGGGTACGCCCTGGCCACCCGCGCCGGGATTTCCTTCTGCTCGGATGACATGACTGTACCGGCCAAGAAGTACGAGATCATCGCCGAGGCAGAAAAAGAGGTGAAGGAGATCGAGACCCAGTACACCAACGGCCTGGTGACTCAAGGTGAGCGCTACAACAAGGTTGTGGACATCTGGGGCCGTACCGGCGACCAGGTGGCCAAGGTCATGATGGAACAACTCGGTCACGAGGAAGTCGTCGACCGCCACGGCAAGAAGGTCAAGCAGGATTCCTTCAACTCCATCTTCATGATGGCCGACTCCGGTGCCCGCGGCTCCGCCGCCCAGATTCGCCAGCTGGCGGGCATGCGCGGCCTGATGGCCAAGCCGGACGGCTCCATCATCGAGACGCCCATCACCACGAACTTCCGTGAAGGCCTGAACGTTCTACAGTACTTCATCTCCACCCACGGCGCCCGTAAGGGTCTGGCCGACACGGCGTTGAAGACGGCCAATTCCGGTTACCTGACCCGCCGCCTGGTGGACGTGACCCAGGATCTGGTCATCACCAAGGACGATTGTGGGACGAACAACGGCTTTGCCGTGAAGGCCCTGGTCGAAGGTGGTGAGGTGATCGAACCCCTACGTGAGCGCATCCTTGGCCGCGTCACCGGGGAGGATCTGGTGGACCCGGAAACCCAGGAAACCGTCATCTTCGCCGGCACCTTGCTGGACGAAGACATGGTCGAACTGATCGACAAGCTGGGCATCGACGAAGTCAAGGTCCGTACCCCCCTCACCTGCGAGACCCGCTACGGCCTCTGCGCCAAGTGTTACGGTCGCGATCTGGGTCGCGGCATGCTGGTCAATTCCGGCGAGTCTGTGGGGGTGATTGCGGCCCAGTCGATTGGCGAGCCGGGAACCCAGCTGACCATGCGGACCTTCCACGTCGGCGGCGCGGCCTCCCGGGCCGCGGTGGCCTCGCAAGTGGAGGCCAAGTCGGCCGGTACCATCCGACTTACCGCCAACATGCGCTACGTCACCAGCGCCAAGGGCGAAAAGGTAGTCA contains:
- the rplJ gene encoding 50S ribosomal protein L10, which encodes MGLNLNDKKAVVAEVSAQLANAQTIALAEYRGIEVGDLTVLRKKARESGVYLRVLKNTLVRRAVADTQFAGLAEQMVGQLIYSVSADPVAAAKVLNDFAKTNDKLVLKAGCYAGKVLDQAGVKALASIPSREELLSKLLYVMQAPVAGFVRALDALAKQREEASA
- the rplA gene encoding 50S ribosomal protein L1 — translated: MAKLTKRQKALQSKVVPQKLYPVQEALQLAKDTAAAKFDESIDVAVNLGVDARKSDQVVRGSVVLPAGTGKSVRVAVFAQGDKAEAAKAAGADIVGFDDLAAEVKGGNLNFDVVIATPDAMKVVGQLGQILGPRGLMPNPKVGTVTMDVTTAVKNAKAGQVQYRTDKAGIVHATLGRASFSVENLETNLKALIEALNKAKPASSKGQYLRKIAVSATMGPGVRIDQASLLGQ
- the rpoC gene encoding DNA-directed RNA polymerase subunit beta' — encoded protein: MKALLDLFKQVTQEEEFDAITIGLASPDKIRSWSYGEVKKPETINYRTFKPERDGLFCAKIFGPIKDYECLCGKYKRLKHRGVICEKCGVEVTLAKVRRDRMGHIELASPTAHIWFLKSLPSRLGMVLDMTLRDIERVLYFEAYVVTDPGLVSTLQRAQLLTEEQYLEMMEEHGDEFTAFMGAEGIRELLRNLDLNSEVESLRAELEVTGSEAKNKKIAKRLKVLEAFQKSGIKPDWMILEVLPVLPPDLRPLVPLDGGRFATSDLNDLYRRVINRNNRLKRLLELKAPEIIVRNEKRMLQEAVDSLLDNGRRGKAMTGANKRPLKSLADMIKGKGGRFRQNLLGKRVDYSGRSVIVVGPQLKLHQCGLPKLMALELFKPFIFHKLEVLGYATTIKQAKKMVEGQEPVVWDILEDVIREHPVMLNRAPTLHRLGIQAFEPTLIEGKAIQLHPLVCAAFNADFDGDQMAVHVPLSLEAQMEARTLMLASNNVLSPANGQPIIVPSQDIVLGLYYATREKINGKGEGMYFADVAEAERALAAKEVDIHSRITIRLKQYEAGASEGEWVEKVARVNTTVGRALLSTILPKGLPFKAIDKALKKKEISKLIDESFRRCGLKETVVFADKLMQNGYALATRAGISFCSDDMTVPAKKYEIIAEAEKEVKEIETQYTNGLVTQGERYNKVVDIWGRTGDQVAKVMMEQLGHEEVVDRHGKKVKQDSFNSIFMMADSGARGSAAQIRQLAGMRGLMAKPDGSIIETPITTNFREGLNVLQYFISTHGARKGLADTALKTANSGYLTRRLVDVTQDLVITKDDCGTNNGFAVKALVEGGEVIEPLRERILGRVTGEDLVDPETQETVIFAGTLLDEDMVELIDKLGIDEVKVRTPLTCETRYGLCAKCYGRDLGRGMLVNSGESVGVIAAQSIGEPGTQLTMRTFHVGGAASRAAVASQVEAKSAGTIRLTANMRYVTSAKGEKVVISRSGEVLITDDHGRERERHKVPYGALLTVDEGQVVKAGVKLSTWDPHTRPIITEYAGNVRFENVEEGVTVAKQVDDVTGLSTLVVIDSKRGGKAAAKGLRPVVKLLDDAGQEVRVTGSDHAVSIAFQVGSIISVADGQKVGVGDVLARMPQESAKTRDITGGLPRVAELFEARTPKDASVLAEFTGTISFGKDTKGKQRLIITDMDGTAHEYLIPKDKHVLVHDGQVVNKGEKIVEGEPDPHDILRLQGVEALARYITDEVQDVYRLQGVKINDKHIEVIVRQMLRRVTIVEPGDTKFIKSEQVERAELLAENDRVVADGKLPCTFEHMLLGITKASLSTDSFISAASFQETTRVLTEAAIMGKRDELRGLKENVIVGRLIPAGTGLAYHRTRKAQTAGEDMAGQGAVDAEAAAQEEDQSV
- the nusG gene encoding transcription termination/antitermination protein NusG, which codes for MSKRWYVVHAYSGFEKSVMRAIQERINRQGMQEHFGRILVPVEEVVEMRGGQKAISERKFFPGYVLVEMDMNDDTWHLVKNTPKVTGFVGGTATKPTPISEKEVAKIMQQMQEGVEKPRPKVLFEVGEVVRVKDGPFTDFHGSVEDVNYEKSRLRVSVTIFGRATPVELEFAQVEKA
- the rplK gene encoding 50S ribosomal protein L11; the encoded protein is MAKKIIGYIKLQVPAGKANPSPPIGPALGQRGLNIMEFCKAFNAQTQGVEPGLPIPVVITAFADKSFTFVMKTPPATILIKKAAGIQKGSPKPHTDKVGKITRAQAEEIAKTKAPDLTAADLDAAVRTIAGSARSMGITVEGL
- the rplL gene encoding 50S ribosomal protein L7/L12, whose product is MAISKEDILEAVGALTVMELNDLVKAFEEKFGVSAAAVAVAGPAAGAAAAVEEKTEFTVVLLAAGEKKVEVIKVVRAATGLGLKEAKDLVDGAPKPVKEGIPKADAEALKKQLEDAGAKVELK
- the secE gene encoding preprotein translocase subunit SecE, whose product is MADKIKFALALLLLAAGVAGFYLLSEQAMILRVLAVLAGAGAAVAVAWQTEPGRRFFTFAQEASDETKKVVWPSRKETMQTTGAVFAFVVVMALMLYFTDKTLEWALYDLILGWKKS
- the rpoB gene encoding DNA-directed RNA polymerase subunit beta, whose amino-acid sequence is MTYSYTEKKRIRKSFAKRANVLEVPFLLATQLESFTAFLQAEVPAEKRKNEGLQAAFTSIFPIVSHSGNARLEFVSYALGEPAFDVKECQQRGLTFASSLRAKVRLVIMDREAPETVKEVKEQEVYMGEIPLMTTNGSFVINGTERVIVSQLHRSPGVFFEHDRGKTHSSGKLLFSARVIPYRGSWLDFEFDPKDTLFFRVDRRRKMPVTTLLKAIGMSSEQILSEFFEFDTFALTRDKVEFALVPERLRGEVARFDFAGPDGKVLVPKDKRITAKHIRDVTAAGLKQIVVPEDFILGRVVARNVVDTGTGEIIANANDEITETLLAKLREAGITTVETLYTNELDRGAFISNTLRADETASRQAARVAIYRMMRPGEPPTEEAVEILFNGLFYSDERYDLSGVGRMKFNRRLGRPDVIEHKVMVRGLASKAEAALKNLADGANLPLETIQGLVAELHYGARALLENTTAAEAEALAARLKPLGANVEVREQLTLSPRDIVQTIKILVELRNGRGDIDDIDHLGNRRVRSVGELAENQFRAGLVRVERAVKERLSQAESDNLMPHDLINAKPISAAIKEFFGSSQLSQFMDQTNPLSEITHKRRVSALGPGGLTRERAGFEVRDVHPTHYGRVCPIETPEGPNIGLINSLALYAQVNAYGFIETAYRKVNDSKVTDQIEYLSAIEEGAYVVAQANASLDSGGKLTDELVTCREKGETILAEPSRVQYMDVAPGQIVSVAASLIPFLEHDDANRALMGANMQRQAVPCLRPEKPLVGTGIERTVAVDSGTAVVALRGGLVDYVDAGRVVVRVNDDETVAGEVGVDIYNLVKYTRSNQNTNINQRPLVKVGDHIAKGDVVADGASTDKGELALGQNMLIAFMPWNGYNFEDSILISERVVAEDRYTSIHIEELTVVARDTKLGPEEITRDIASLGEAQLSRLDDSGIVYIGAEVEAGDVLVGKVTPKGETQLTPEEKLLRAIFGEKASDVKDTSLRVQSGIAGTVIDVQVFTREGIERDKRAQSIIDEHLRHYKLDLADQMRIVERDAFARVERLILGKKANGGPKKLAKGSDITKDYLDGMDPHHWFDIRIADEDVAQQLEQVKDGLEQARKDFDIAFEGKRKKLTQGDELPPGVQKMVKVYVAVKRRLQPGDKMAGRHGNKGVVSRILPVEDMPYMADGRPVDIVLNPLGVPSRMNVGQILEVHLGLAAKGLGHKIGDMLRANANAKEVRGFLDKVYNSNGKPEQLEELNDAEIMEMAGNLKEGVPFATPVFDGAKEEELKAMLALAGMPSSGQMTLFDGRTGEAFERQVTVGYMHFLKLHHLVDDKMHARSTGPYSLVTQQPLGGKAQFGGQRFGEMEVWALEAYGASYVLQEMLTVKSDDVNGRTKVYENIVKGEHRIDAGMPESFNVLVKEIRSLAIDIDLERY